The Paenibacillus sp. MBLB1832 genome has a window encoding:
- the rplT gene encoding 50S ribosomal protein L20, which translates to MARVKGGFIRAHRRKKILKLAKGYFGSKHRLFKTAKEQVMKSLVYAYRDRRQTKRNFRRLWITRINAGARQNGLSYSKLMHGLKLAGIEVNRKILADLAVNDSKAFNDLATAAKAKVNA; encoded by the coding sequence ATGGCAAGAGTCAAGGGCGGATTTATTCGCGCTCACCGTCGTAAGAAAATTTTGAAATTAGCAAAAGGTTATTTCGGTTCCAAACACCGCTTATTTAAAACAGCTAAAGAACAAGTAATGAAGTCTTTGGTTTATGCATACCGTGACCGTCGTCAAACGAAACGTAACTTCCGTAGACTTTGGATCACTCGTATCAACGCTGGTGCTCGTCAAAACGGCTTGAGCTACAGCAAATTGATGCACGGCCTGAAATTGGCTGGTATCGAGGTTAACCGTAAAATCTTGGCTGACCTAGCTGTTAACGATTCCAAAGCGTTCAACGATTTGGCAACAGCTGCTAAAGCGAAAGTAAACGCGTAA
- a CDS encoding type I phosphomannose isomerase catalytic subunit yields the protein MKSYPLQFQPEMKERVWGGRTLERFGFELPEGAIGEGWMIGDHPNGTTKVVNGELAGLGLDEIRENYGKTLFGTKGFSEKNGRFPLLIKLLDCEDDLSVQVHPNDHYENLAPGELGKTEMWYILDAKPGAKIIYGMNKGVTRESLADAIAENRIMDCLQEVPVEAGDSFYIPAGTVHALGAGVLVAEIQQNSDTTYRLYDYNRPGLDGKMRELHIEDSLNVIAYEGSGSTRMKTNLTEPGTWLTLASSPFFTVEKGLVGPQWELTTTPDSFVILVIADGNGTLQWSDGQIATKPGDCFLLPADLGSYCLEGSMTVIRSYLP from the coding sequence ATGAAATCATACCCGCTTCAATTTCAACCAGAGATGAAAGAACGTGTTTGGGGAGGCAGAACCCTTGAACGATTTGGCTTTGAGCTGCCAGAAGGCGCGATTGGCGAAGGCTGGATGATTGGAGATCACCCGAACGGCACAACGAAGGTCGTTAATGGCGAGTTGGCAGGATTAGGTCTAGATGAAATTCGTGAAAACTACGGCAAAACTCTGTTCGGTACAAAAGGATTTTCCGAGAAAAATGGTCGTTTCCCGCTTCTAATCAAACTGCTCGATTGTGAAGACGATCTCTCCGTTCAGGTTCATCCGAACGATCACTATGAGAACCTTGCTCCAGGTGAGCTAGGCAAAACAGAAATGTGGTACATTCTCGATGCGAAACCAGGTGCCAAAATCATCTACGGGATGAATAAAGGCGTAACACGTGAAAGCCTTGCAGACGCCATTGCGGAGAACCGCATTATGGACTGTTTACAAGAAGTTCCTGTTGAAGCTGGCGATTCTTTCTACATACCTGCTGGAACGGTACATGCGCTTGGCGCGGGTGTTCTGGTAGCCGAAATTCAACAAAACTCCGATACGACCTACCGCTTGTATGACTATAACCGTCCAGGCTTGGATGGCAAAATGCGTGAGCTGCACATCGAGGATTCCCTTAACGTGATCGCCTATGAAGGCTCAGGCTCTACGCGGATGAAAACCAATTTGACAGAACCAGGCACATGGTTGACGCTTGCGTCCTCTCCTTTTTTCACGGTAGAAAAAGGACTTGTAGGTCCACAATGGGAGCTTACTACAACTCCTGACAGCTTCGTAATCCTTGTGATTGCGGACGGCAACGGAACGCTTCAATGGTCTGATGGTCAAATCGCAACAAAACCTGGCGACTGCTTCTTGCTTCCTGCTGATTTGGGCAGCTATTGCTTAGAAGGCAGCATGACTGTCATTCGCAGTTATCTGCCATAA
- a CDS encoding MGDG synthase family glycosyltransferase — MEKGSQKKRVLILSEGFGAGHTQAAYALASSLELRCSAIETLVVELGAFLHPTLAPWIFSAYKKTISTQPKLYGRLYRSQYQKKLNPLTQLALHRIFYAQTAAFIRQWEPQAIVCTHPFPSVVVSRLKRAGLHIPLCTVITDYDVHGTWVSSEVNKYMVSSEDVKHKLLVHGVAPAHVEITGIPVHPSFREVHDKALIRQQFGLSSLPTVLVMGGGWGLIGGDSLSEHLLIWRDQIQFIFCLGKNEKARAKLAGDPRYCHPNIHLLGFTQEIGKLMEVSDLLVTKPGGMTCSEGLAKSIPMLFYDPIPGQEEENVHYFTRHGFGETIQSADTISNWLTMLACQFADVQAKRTSNNHRKDSLPAGDGSEVILQLLG; from the coding sequence ATGGAAAAGGGTTCACAAAAAAAACGAGTACTCATCCTATCGGAAGGCTTCGGCGCGGGACACACACAAGCAGCGTATGCACTTGCCAGCTCCTTGGAGCTGCGCTGCTCCGCCATCGAGACACTTGTTGTAGAGCTTGGCGCCTTCCTTCACCCCACACTGGCTCCGTGGATTTTCAGCGCGTATAAGAAAACGATTTCCACGCAACCAAAGCTGTATGGCCGCTTATATCGCTCACAGTACCAGAAGAAGCTTAATCCCTTGACACAGTTAGCTCTGCATCGCATTTTCTATGCACAAACAGCTGCGTTTATTAGACAGTGGGAACCGCAAGCTATCGTGTGCACGCATCCATTTCCAAGTGTGGTCGTATCCCGATTGAAACGGGCAGGCTTACACATTCCGCTATGCACGGTAATTACCGATTATGATGTGCATGGAACTTGGGTCAGCTCAGAAGTAAACAAATATATGGTGTCGTCCGAGGACGTTAAACACAAGCTGTTAGTACATGGGGTTGCTCCAGCGCATGTCGAAATCACAGGCATTCCCGTTCACCCTAGCTTTAGGGAGGTTCATGATAAGGCTCTCATTCGGCAGCAATTCGGTCTCTCCTCCTTACCGACGGTCCTTGTGATGGGTGGAGGATGGGGACTCATAGGCGGCGATTCCTTGAGCGAGCATCTCCTGATCTGGCGGGACCAGATCCAATTCATCTTTTGCCTAGGTAAAAATGAAAAAGCACGCGCCAAACTCGCGGGAGATCCACGTTATTGTCATCCGAATATTCATCTGCTAGGGTTTACACAAGAGATTGGCAAGCTGATGGAGGTTTCCGACCTGCTTGTTACCAAGCCGGGAGGCATGACCTGCTCAGAGGGACTTGCCAAGTCCATTCCTATGTTGTTCTATGATCCGATTCCTGGCCAAGAGGAAGAGAATGTGCACTATTTTACACGGCACGGTTTCGGTGAAACCATTCAATCGGCCGATACGATTTCCAATTGGTTAACGATGCTGGCGTGCCAATTTGCCGATGTGCAGGCGAAACGTACTTCGAATAACCATCGAAAGGACAGTCTCCCCGCGGGTGATGGTTCAGAAGTCATTCTTCAATTGCTTGGATAA
- a CDS encoding class I SAM-dependent methyltransferase, translating to MGFVSVLSYAHQLIQQRVQPGDTVIDATLGTGVDAAFMAKLVGPRGSVYGFDIQQAALDQTGQRLAKESPDAHVVMSLCSHALMEAAVPQDRHGKVAAVTFNLGYLPGAETSIITEQESTIPALEAALRLLRKGGIVTIVLYSGHDGGSEEAAAVERWASALPLAAFQVLRYQFANRSASAPYLLALEKR from the coding sequence ATGGGTTTCGTATCTGTTCTGAGTTATGCACATCAACTCATCCAGCAGCGTGTCCAGCCTGGCGACACGGTCATTGACGCTACGCTGGGCACTGGCGTAGACGCCGCCTTTATGGCGAAGCTCGTCGGCCCACGCGGCAGCGTGTACGGCTTCGACATCCAGCAGGCCGCGCTGGATCAAACGGGGCAGCGTCTGGCGAAAGAATCGCCAGACGCGCACGTAGTCATGAGCTTATGCAGCCATGCGCTCATGGAAGCGGCGGTGCCGCAAGACCGCCACGGCAAGGTCGCGGCGGTCACGTTTAACCTCGGCTACCTGCCAGGAGCCGAGACTAGCATTATCACCGAGCAGGAATCGACCATTCCTGCTCTTGAAGCTGCGCTCCGCCTGCTGCGCAAAGGCGGCATCGTGACCATCGTGCTGTACAGCGGGCACGATGGCGGATCCGAAGAAGCCGCGGCGGTGGAACGCTGGGCTTCCGCTCTTCCGCTCGCAGCATTCCAAGTGCTGCGGTATCAATTTGCCAATCGCAGCGCATCCGCTCCCTATCTCTTAGCTCTAGAAAAAAGATAG
- a CDS encoding phosphatase PAP2 family protein, whose translation MSKVVHWLQHHETRLFHFVNQRIQHNYLNHFFTRITHLGGATATIMISLCLAVFGHDSLRVAGLQALLALTISHIPVAIMKKRYPRLRPYLVHPQTITYKNPLTDHSFPSGHTTAIFSLMVPIVFAFPLSGLILIPLAFIVGTSRIYLGLHYPSDCIVGCLLGTTASLATVAFWG comes from the coding sequence ATGAGCAAAGTCGTGCATTGGCTTCAGCATCATGAAACACGCTTGTTCCACTTCGTTAATCAACGTATTCAACACAACTATCTCAACCATTTCTTTACGAGAATCACACATTTAGGCGGCGCTACCGCCACCATTATGATCTCTTTGTGCTTGGCTGTCTTCGGTCATGATTCCCTGCGAGTTGCAGGTCTTCAAGCGTTGCTTGCCTTAACCATCAGCCATATTCCAGTCGCCATTATGAAAAAGCGTTACCCTAGACTCCGCCCTTATCTCGTCCACCCTCAGACGATCACGTACAAAAATCCTTTAACCGATCACTCCTTCCCTTCGGGGCATACCACGGCTATTTTTTCACTCATGGTTCCGATCGTCTTCGCCTTTCCCTTGTCAGGGCTCATCCTGATCCCACTAGCGTTCATTGTCGGTACATCACGAATCTATCTCGGACTGCATTATCCGTCTGACTGCATCGTTGGATGCTTGCTTGGTACAACCGCTTCATTAGCCACAGTCGCATTCTGGGGGTAA
- a CDS encoding Ger(x)C family spore germination protein, translating into MSPTLKRCLLLLTTCLLLTGCWDRKELNQLAITSATAIDWDGKVWTVSYQVVIPQSITNTGGNSGQQAPVMVFSTSGGTIRGTVQKSSLEMPRSLFFAHNRIVIIGEKAAEHGISQLLDVYLRNPDSRETVNLLVTGGEGRKILEQIIPLEKVPGSAIQNMIRNEDNNGSNNKQVKLYQLMMGSSSDAPYTLIPEIIISGEGDNNTIASLKNTSFPNKLKLGRTAIFKKDKLVGWFTKDEEYGNNWITNQIKKTTLYFGCSKESTEYRMAIRFDHAKTKLKPIFSDHGPLMMQVHVKAIGNIVENACPTDPTQPKDIQAIEQAAGAEIIRIMGNSFQAAIKKKVDIFHLADLIHKHDPTRWRQLKPDWDQQFANLQMDPQVDVKIARIGMSGKAYREIIKGGEE; encoded by the coding sequence ATGAGCCCAACGCTTAAGCGATGCCTGCTTCTTCTGACGACCTGCTTACTCCTCACAGGGTGCTGGGACCGCAAAGAGTTAAATCAACTCGCCATCACGTCCGCCACCGCGATTGATTGGGATGGCAAAGTATGGACGGTTTCCTACCAAGTCGTCATTCCGCAATCGATAACGAATACGGGAGGAAATTCGGGGCAACAAGCCCCTGTTATGGTCTTCTCTACAAGCGGCGGGACGATTCGCGGTACCGTGCAAAAGTCGAGCCTGGAAATGCCGCGGTCCTTATTTTTCGCCCATAATCGCATCGTCATTATAGGTGAAAAGGCCGCCGAGCATGGCATCTCTCAGCTGTTGGATGTCTATCTGCGCAACCCCGATTCCCGCGAGACTGTGAACCTTCTGGTCACGGGAGGCGAGGGTCGAAAAATACTGGAACAAATTATCCCGCTAGAGAAAGTTCCTGGTTCAGCTATCCAGAATATGATTCGTAACGAGGATAACAACGGCTCTAACAATAAGCAGGTCAAGCTTTATCAACTCATGATGGGATCCTCGAGTGATGCACCTTACACCTTGATACCCGAAATCATCATCTCAGGCGAAGGCGATAACAACACAATTGCCTCCCTGAAGAACACGTCGTTCCCGAATAAATTGAAACTCGGGAGAACCGCTATTTTCAAAAAGGACAAGCTTGTCGGTTGGTTTACGAAGGATGAGGAATACGGTAATAACTGGATCACGAATCAAATTAAAAAAACAACGCTCTACTTCGGATGCTCGAAAGAAAGCACAGAGTATCGCATGGCGATTCGATTTGACCACGCCAAAACGAAATTAAAGCCAATCTTCTCTGATCATGGCCCCTTAATGATGCAAGTCCATGTCAAGGCAATTGGTAATATTGTCGAGAATGCGTGTCCAACCGATCCTACGCAACCCAAAGATATTCAAGCGATCGAGCAAGCGGCTGGTGCAGAAATTATCCGAATTATGGGAAACTCCTTTCAGGCAGCCATTAAAAAGAAAGTAGATATCTTTCATCTCGCCGATCTCATTCACAAACATGACCCTACACGTTGGCGCCAATTAAAGCCTGACTGGGATCAGCAATTCGCCAACCTCCAAATGGATCCCCAAGTCGATGTGAAAATTGCAAGAATCGGTATGAGCGGCAAAGCATACAGAGAGATCATTAAAGGTGGCGAAGAGTAG
- the rpmI gene encoding 50S ribosomal protein L35: MPKMKTHSSLKGRFKITGTGKVMRYKQGKNHLLSGKSSKQKRVLSTNPTMAPGDVRRLQQQLTLIKG; the protein is encoded by the coding sequence ATGCCGAAAATGAAAACACACAGCAGCCTGAAAGGTCGCTTCAAAATTACGGGCACAGGCAAAGTGATGAGATACAAACAAGGTAAGAACCACTTGCTTTCCGGTAAATCATCCAAGCAAAAACGCGTTTTGTCCACGAACCCAACAATGGCTCCTGGCGATGTACGTCGTTTGCAACAACAGTTGACACTTATCAAAGGTTAA
- the infC gene encoding translation initiation factor IF-3 — MINDEIRVKEVRLIGADGEQLGITPIREALQIALDANLDLVNVAPTAKPPVCRIMDYGKFRYETQKKEKEARKNQKIVDIKEIRLSATIDEHDFQTKLRNAVKFLGDGDKVKASVRFRGREIAHSEIGRRVLERLATETADISSQERAPKLEGRSMIMILTPKATT; from the coding sequence ATGATTAACGATGAGATTCGTGTGAAGGAAGTACGCCTGATTGGGGCGGACGGAGAACAACTCGGGATTACACCGATTCGCGAAGCTCTTCAAATTGCACTTGACGCGAACCTTGATTTAGTAAACGTTGCACCGACGGCGAAGCCGCCTGTCTGCCGCATTATGGATTACGGCAAGTTCCGTTACGAAACACAGAAGAAAGAAAAAGAAGCTCGTAAGAACCAGAAGATCGTGGACATCAAGGAAATCCGCCTCAGCGCGACGATTGATGAACATGACTTCCAAACGAAGCTTCGCAATGCAGTCAAGTTCCTTGGCGATGGCGATAAAGTCAAAGCCAGTGTCCGTTTCCGTGGTCGCGAAATCGCGCACTCGGAGATTGGCCGCAGAGTACTTGAGCGTCTTGCAACTGAAACTGCTGACATTTCCTCGCAGGAGCGCGCTCCGAAGCTTGAGGGAAGAAGCATGATCATGATCTTAACGCCGAAAGCAACAACTTAG
- the trmB gene encoding tRNA (guanosine(46)-N7)-methyltransferase TrmB yields MRLRGRKGIREDIERQKELVVLNAKDFKGKWAELFGNNNPIHAELGMGKGRFISEMSKKYPNINFIGVDMYDELIRKASEKAKAAHEVTADEEGVLSIPNLRLMLFNIEHIEEAFAEGELERVYLNFSDPWPKKKHARRRLTHPGFVAKYQQILNAKGEIHLKTDSQSLFEFSLNSFADMGLRMRNISLNLHVDGIHPDHVMTEYETKFAGQGMNIHRCEVVIGQDALAAHQQSLQTAASTAAADQETDTEE; encoded by the coding sequence ATGCGTTTACGGGGTAGAAAAGGAATTAGAGAAGATATTGAACGTCAAAAGGAACTCGTTGTACTCAATGCCAAAGATTTTAAAGGCAAATGGGCCGAGTTATTCGGAAACAATAACCCGATTCATGCTGAGCTTGGCATGGGCAAAGGGCGTTTCATTAGTGAAATGAGCAAGAAATATCCGAACATCAATTTCATTGGAGTCGACATGTATGATGAGCTGATTCGGAAGGCAAGTGAGAAGGCGAAAGCCGCACACGAAGTAACTGCAGATGAAGAAGGCGTACTCAGCATTCCGAATCTACGGTTGATGCTTTTCAATATTGAGCACATTGAAGAAGCATTTGCAGAGGGTGAGCTGGAGCGCGTTTACTTGAACTTCAGTGATCCATGGCCGAAGAAAAAGCACGCACGCAGACGATTGACGCATCCAGGATTTGTGGCGAAATATCAACAAATTTTAAATGCAAAAGGTGAAATTCATCTAAAAACCGATTCCCAATCCTTATTCGAGTTCTCCTTGAATTCCTTCGCGGATATGGGGCTTAGAATGCGCAATATTTCGCTGAATCTTCATGTGGATGGCATTCATCCGGATCATGTCATGACCGAATACGAAACGAAATTCGCGGGTCAGGGCATGAACATTCACCGCTGCGAAGTGGTCATTGGACAAGATGCGCTTGCTGCTCATCAGCAATCTTTGCAAACAGCGGCATCTACAGCAGCAGCCGATCAAGAGACAGATACTGAAGAATGA
- a CDS encoding WGxxGxxG family protein — translation MKKFRTITLAVALTTALSMGAVGAQASTLSMNVDTGNSGRTTTAPIGTLGTGTGSTTITGTGTTTPSGYTGSNYDATAPGMGLGTGVNTPNFSGNGTTGNYNGSLTTPNTYSGYGTTRGTGVMDHINGFGTNVGDKAEDVAERAQRGVNRSVNTVDRMSTKSLSTTPPSTYGTSYRAYSTTDTSKGMNWGWLGLLGLLGLFGMRSSNRGRDESYR, via the coding sequence ATGAAAAAGTTTCGTACGATAACTTTGGCGGTAGCATTGACAACAGCTTTAAGTATGGGGGCGGTAGGCGCACAAGCAAGTACGTTGAGTATGAACGTAGATACGGGAAATTCAGGCAGAACAACGACAGCACCGATTGGTACGCTTGGGACAGGGACGGGGTCTACGACAATCACGGGAACAGGAACAACAACGCCATCGGGCTATACGGGCAGCAATTATGATGCGACTGCTCCAGGCATGGGGCTGGGGACAGGTGTAAATACACCGAATTTTAGCGGAAATGGAACTACGGGCAATTATAATGGCAGTCTGACAACGCCGAATACGTATTCTGGCTATGGCACGACAAGAGGCACAGGTGTCATGGATCATATCAATGGATTTGGCACGAACGTAGGAGATAAAGCAGAAGATGTAGCTGAAAGGGCCCAGAGAGGCGTCAATCGCAGCGTGAATACGGTAGATAGGATGAGTACGAAGAGCTTATCTACGACACCTCCTAGCACTTATGGTACCTCTTACCGAGCATATTCAACAACGGATACATCCAAAGGGATGAACTGGGGATGGTTAGGTCTTCTTGGGTTGTTAGGTCTGTTTGGTATGAGAAGCAGCAACCGAGGTAGAGACGAAAGCTATAGATAA
- a CDS encoding glycosyltransferase family 2 protein, with the protein MFDKIMLAVQMFLAVIAAYQLFLTFFGWYRPKNKKMYAPQKSFAVLVAAHNEEQVVGALIENLKALDYPKELFDIFVICDNCTDNTADIARHHGVYAMERRNPNLRGKGYAIEWMLKELWKREKQYDGIVMFDADNLVGTDFLIHMNNDLCSGSRVIQAYLDTKNPNDSWITGSFAISYFYANRFVQTPRSNLGLANYLGGTGMCFDSNLLKQIGWRATSLVEDLEFSMRCIQMDIKPTFNYDTRVYDEKPLSFNASAKQRLRWMQGHFEVAKRFFFPLLWQGIKTGSWMKIDAAIYSANVYNFFFGAILTVMLWIQSMTSHGTADSALVHVNPVVINSLSLAIYVLLPACMLIEKAHKKTYKYLLLYPIFMLSWWPITFYAFFTQNNKQWSHTEHTRVIRLDEMKSKQVS; encoded by the coding sequence ATGTTTGACAAGATCATGCTGGCCGTTCAGATGTTTCTGGCCGTGATTGCAGCGTATCAGCTGTTTCTAACATTTTTTGGTTGGTATCGACCGAAAAACAAAAAGATGTATGCACCGCAGAAGTCGTTTGCTGTTTTGGTTGCCGCTCACAATGAGGAGCAAGTCGTTGGCGCATTGATTGAAAACCTGAAAGCTTTGGATTATCCGAAAGAGCTCTTTGACATTTTCGTCATCTGTGACAATTGTACGGATAACACGGCTGACATTGCGCGCCACCACGGCGTGTACGCGATGGAGCGCCGCAATCCGAACCTGCGAGGCAAGGGATATGCGATTGAATGGATGCTCAAAGAGCTTTGGAAGCGTGAGAAGCAATATGACGGAATCGTCATGTTTGACGCGGACAATCTGGTGGGCACAGATTTCTTAATTCATATGAACAATGATCTATGTTCAGGCTCCCGCGTGATTCAAGCTTATCTGGATACCAAAAATCCAAATGATTCCTGGATCACAGGCTCCTTTGCAATCTCGTACTTCTATGCGAATCGCTTTGTCCAAACGCCGCGTTCAAACCTCGGACTTGCGAATTATCTTGGCGGTACAGGGATGTGCTTCGATTCCAATTTGTTGAAACAGATCGGTTGGCGAGCAACAAGCCTTGTTGAGGATCTCGAGTTCTCCATGCGCTGTATTCAAATGGATATCAAGCCTACATTCAATTACGATACGCGTGTGTACGATGAAAAGCCGCTATCGTTTAATGCTTCCGCTAAACAGCGTTTGCGTTGGATGCAAGGCCACTTTGAAGTGGCTAAACGTTTCTTCTTCCCATTGTTGTGGCAGGGGATCAAAACGGGAAGTTGGATGAAAATTGATGCCGCCATTTATTCGGCGAATGTATATAATTTCTTCTTCGGTGCTATCCTAACGGTTATGCTATGGATCCAATCCATGACATCCCACGGGACGGCAGACTCAGCCTTGGTTCATGTGAATCCTGTAGTGATTAATTCACTGAGTTTGGCCATCTATGTGCTGCTTCCAGCGTGCATGCTGATTGAAAAGGCACATAAGAAGACGTATAAATATCTGTTGCTGTACCCGATTTTCATGCTTTCTTGGTGGCCCATCACGTTCTATGCTTTCTTCACGCAAAACAACAAGCAATGGAGCCACACCGAGCATACGCGTGTTATTCGATTAGATGAAATGAAAAGCAAACAAGTGAGTTGA
- a CDS encoding TIGR01212 family radical SAM protein (This family includes YhcC from E. coli K-12, an uncharacterized radical SAM protein.): MSTIIQESPQLWGDKRFHTWNYEMREAFGGKVFKVMLDAGFTCPNRDGKIATGGCTFCSARGSGDFAGSRRDDLVTQFNKIRDLQHQKWPEANYIGYFQAYTNTYAPVEELREYYEVILKQPGVVGLSIATRPDCLPDDVVEYLAELNQRTYLWVEMGLQTVHESTSELINRAHDSECYLDAVAKLRKHNIRVCAHIIYGLPGETHEMMLDTGKAVAQMDVQGIKIHLLHLMRKTPMVKQYEAGLLQFLEKDEYVKLIVDTLEILPPEMIVHRLTGDAPRDLLIGPMWSLKKWEVLNAFDKLLIERNTWQGKYWAGKDVK; the protein is encoded by the coding sequence ATGTCTACAATCATTCAGGAATCGCCTCAACTTTGGGGAGATAAACGTTTCCATACATGGAATTACGAAATGCGCGAAGCTTTTGGCGGCAAAGTGTTCAAAGTTATGCTGGACGCTGGATTCACATGCCCCAACCGCGATGGCAAAATCGCGACCGGCGGCTGCACGTTCTGCAGCGCACGCGGATCAGGAGACTTCGCAGGAAGCCGCCGCGACGACCTTGTTACCCAATTTAATAAAATTAGGGATCTTCAGCATCAAAAATGGCCCGAGGCCAACTATATCGGCTATTTCCAAGCCTATACGAATACGTATGCGCCTGTAGAGGAGCTGCGTGAGTATTATGAAGTGATTCTGAAACAACCTGGCGTTGTCGGCTTATCAATTGCCACACGACCAGACTGCTTACCTGACGATGTTGTCGAATATCTAGCTGAGTTGAATCAACGAACGTATCTGTGGGTGGAAATGGGACTGCAAACCGTGCACGAATCCACCTCCGAGCTTATCAATCGCGCCCATGATAGTGAGTGCTATCTCGACGCCGTAGCTAAGCTGCGCAAACATAATATCCGCGTCTGCGCGCACATCATTTATGGTTTGCCTGGCGAGACGCACGAGATGATGCTGGACACGGGTAAAGCCGTAGCCCAAATGGATGTGCAGGGCATCAAAATTCATCTGCTGCATCTCATGCGCAAAACACCGATGGTGAAGCAGTACGAAGCAGGTCTGTTGCAGTTTTTAGAGAAGGATGAATATGTGAAACTGATTGTCGACACACTTGAGATTTTGCCGCCAGAGATGATCGTTCATCGCCTCACGGGCGATGCGCCGCGGGATCTGCTGATCGGACCGATGTGGAGTTTGAAGAAATGGGAAGTTTTGAACGCGTTCGATAAGCTGCTGATAGAGCGAAATACGTGGCAAGGGAAGTATTGGGCGGGGAAGGATGTTAAATAA
- a CDS encoding GerAB/ArcD/ProY family transporter, with amino-acid sequence MINQISRFQLFVMIVLFEIGSTPLFALGSSAKQDAWLSMSAAAIAGFLLLLLFLSIQQKARDQDLIGLLKICFGRILGTSLGVWFACYFAYESMRNVRDFGEIANLTLLSTTPKYITMFIILLLAFYAIVMGVETLFRVTEALLPIVAFSYGFLIFLICIARLIHLDNLLPIMENGPTPVLKAAFPDIVSFPFGQTVIFFMVWHMLPRDQKIKRLSLAAYTSVSVFLIFMNILNIVVLGTTLASNSTLPLLEMVQLIEVGDIFERLDVLVTLLLFLGLFVKMTTFYWGSVYAMAHICPAISKRYWLLLIGSIIFITSFLEPNYTYHTWLGLIVSVKVYPLFQVIIPLMMYILLKIRKIPAPQSSPEA; translated from the coding sequence TTGATCAACCAGATAAGTCGATTTCAGCTATTTGTGATGATTGTTTTGTTTGAAATTGGCAGTACACCGCTCTTTGCGTTAGGCAGCAGTGCGAAACAAGATGCTTGGTTGTCCATGTCCGCTGCAGCCATTGCCGGCTTCTTACTCCTCCTGCTCTTTCTCTCCATACAGCAAAAGGCAAGAGATCAAGACCTCATCGGTCTGCTGAAGATTTGCTTCGGACGTATCCTTGGCACCAGCCTAGGTGTCTGGTTTGCCTGTTATTTTGCCTATGAATCCATGCGAAATGTTCGTGACTTTGGTGAGATTGCCAATCTAACCTTGCTTAGCACCACACCCAAATACATCACGATGTTTATCATCCTTTTGCTAGCGTTTTATGCCATTGTGATGGGTGTGGAAACCTTATTTCGCGTGACAGAGGCACTGCTGCCCATCGTTGCGTTCAGCTACGGCTTCCTGATCTTCCTTATTTGCATCGCCCGATTAATTCATCTCGACAACTTGCTGCCCATCATGGAAAATGGGCCTACGCCCGTTCTCAAAGCAGCATTTCCAGACATCGTATCTTTCCCCTTCGGTCAGACGGTGATCTTCTTTATGGTCTGGCACATGCTGCCTAGAGATCAAAAAATTAAGAGACTAAGTCTCGCCGCTTATACGTCGGTTTCGGTTTTCTTAATCTTCATGAACATCCTGAATATTGTTGTGCTCGGAACGACACTAGCCTCTAACAGTACACTCCCCCTCTTGGAAATGGTTCAGCTTATTGAGGTAGGCGATATTTTCGAACGACTTGATGTGCTGGTTACGTTACTGCTTTTTCTAGGCTTATTTGTTAAAATGACGACCTTCTATTGGGGCTCCGTGTATGCGATGGCGCATATATGCCCCGCGATCTCCAAGCGGTATTGGCTGCTCCTGATCGGCAGCATCATCTTCATCACTTCCTTCCTCGAACCGAATTACACCTACCATACGTGGCTCGGTTTAATCGTGAGCGTGAAGGTGTATCCGCTGTTTCAAGTGATCATCCCGCTTATGATGTATATTCTCCTCAAAATCCGCAAAATCCCGGCGCCGCAATCATCGCCTGAAGCATAA